The following is a genomic window from Armatimonadia bacterium.
GATGCCCCCGACGAGACCAAGGAGCACGTGCTGCTGACCGCCCAGCATTCGGGCCTTGAGCGCAGCGCTACCACGAGCCTGTTCTCCCTCATGGAGTGGCTCCTGTCCGGCGATGCGAGGGCCGCGGACATCCTGCGCCATAGCGTGGTCGTCATGATGCCGGTGGTGAATCCGGACGGGTACGTGCACGGCACCCATGCCAACACGGCCGGGTACGATCCGTATACCCGCTGGACGCTGGAGGGACCACAGGCCCCTGAGGCGATGCCCGAGGCGGTGGCCGTCCAGCAGATGATGGACAGGTACATGCCCGAGGTCCATGCTGACGCCCACGGACTGGACCTGAGCTTCCCGGGGTACCTTAGCCTGGAGAACTCGGGAGCCTCGTACTCCAACCTTGCGTTGCGGCCATACCACAGTGAGCTGACGGAGCAGATGGACGCTGCTGCACGCGACGAGGGTTTCCCCTCCGACCGACTGGAGCAGGACGCCGAGAGACTGGTGTGGGGGCCCGAGCTGGAGGCAATGGCCGCGAAGTGCTGGGTCGGGCGGCCCCGGGTCTACGCAGCGGTGTACTGCTATTGCCACTACCACTCCATGCTGGCCGCGTCAGAGGTGATGTGGGAGCGCAGCGGCTTCCTGCGGCACCGGCGGTTGCTGGAGCTTGCCGCCGAGGTCTGGCCGGGCGAGGTCTACCCGGGCTATCCGACGAGGGTGATAGGCACGAACATACTCCACGCCATCGTGGCGTA
Proteins encoded in this region:
- a CDS encoding M14 family zinc carboxypeptidase, which codes for MRHQSGYPEFSMLQAQLEHWARNHARTMQLETLGESAERRPILAAILTDPDAPDETKEHVLLTAQHSGLERSATTSLFSLMEWLLSGDARAADILRHSVVVMMPVVNPDGYVHGTHANTAGYDPYTRWTLEGPQAPEAMPEAVAVQQMMDRYMPEVHADAHGLDLSFPGYLSLENSGASYSNLALRPYHSELTEQMDAAARDEGFPSDRLEQDAERLVWGPELEAMAAKCWVGRPRVYAAVYCYCHYHSMLAASEVMWERSGFLRHRRLLELAAEVWPGEVYPGYPTRVIGTNILHAIVAYGTSAQARRRSRVELWNRLDQMTHGMVNPQTEGLLLYVCATSQTSARELSRDQTLDGFRRLLAGSPLIEEGPLLPLLGTFPTGAGQWGAGPNLHLSSLPHGQAASPLPEHGIAFRLRIPYGQAALQEVRLNGALSPVSETDGYLVYRDRGYTYLQINVPPARAAKEDLFVVSCRYDPKERREQGWTPTI